In Oryza sativa Japonica Group chromosome 3, ASM3414082v1, one DNA window encodes the following:
- the LOC4334008 gene encoding uncharacterized protein: MALTNFVLTVAAVGAAALLFTTDIRKSGAMFRRNARQIRAWLEEESASAASRSAKDAPPKKLNGDIPKEKPKEDGH; this comes from the exons atggcgctGACCAACTTCGtgctgacggtggcggcggtgggcgcggcggcgctcctcTTCACCACCGACATCCGCAAGTCCGGCGCGATGTTCCGCCGCAACGCCCGCCAGATTCGTGCCTGGCTCGAGGAGGaatccgcctccgccgcgtccAG GTCAGCAAAAGACGCACCTCCCAAGAAACTGAATGGGGATATTCCAAAGGAGAAGCCAAAGGAAGATGGTCACTGA